In the genome of Leishmania braziliensis MHOM/BR/75/M2904 contig, possible fusion of chromosomes 20 and 34, one region contains:
- a CDS encoding putative NLI-interacting factor gives MRASSFLQQQASSAALQPLRSIVAIGLRQEFEPQWPLPLPPPLPANKQKHTLVLDIDETLIHTYGMSRHDDSNENSRDPAVPGVIPLVDYYVLLRPHLKEFLDEMNQLFEVIFWTAGTASYCCAVLDALEQQVMQLPRSFYSYVELAKESHKMKSSTSHTNFYALSRTQTLEHQGYMKYLPMLGRKMSSIVMVDDNVRSFPLTPRNGIRIDAFDPDDSVLQRYMIALRRTQEEKPQEMEEELVQCLQQGQQEIARLEKDRALLDVLPVLRAAAQVPAGQDVTKELDHWRDLDYVRCDDFMETMNVRSVVRQQILGVTLPMRHNTPIPMQKLSFMNSGFVESANAEMTLHHARAARSSKL, from the coding sequence ATGCGTGCTAGCTCtttcctgcagcagcaggcctCGTCTGCGGCATTGCAGCCGCTCCGCTCCATTGTGGCCATCGGGCTGCGTCAAGAATTTGAACCGCAGTGGCCACTTCCGcttccgccgccgctgccggcgaaCAAGCAGAAGCACACGCTGGTGTTGGACATTGACGAAACACTTATACACACGTATGGCATGAGCCGTCATGACGACAGCAACGAGAACTCCCGAGATCCAGCGGTACCGGGCGTCATCCCCCTCGTCGATTACTAtgtgctgcttcgccccCATCTGAAAGAGTTCCTGGATGAGATGAACCAGCTGTTCGAGGTGATTTTTTGGACGGCAGGAACCGCATCGTACTGCTGCGCCGTGCTTGACGCGCTCGAGCAGCAGGTGATGCAACTGCCGCGCTCCTTTTATAGTTATGTGGAGCTAGCTAAGGAAAGCCACAAGATGAAAAGCAGCACAAGTCACACAAACTTCTACGCCCTTTCACGCACGCAGACGCTCGAACACCAAGGGTACATGAAGTACCTTCCCATGCTGGGGCGGAAGATGTCCAGCATCGTTATGGTCGACGACAACGTGCGCAGCTTCCCACTCACGCCACGCAACGGCATTCGCATTGACGCCTTCGACCCTGACGACAGTGTGTTACAGCGCTACATGATCGCCCTGCGCCGGACCCAGGAGGAGAAGCCgcaggagatggaggaggagttgGTGCAGTGCCTGCAACAAGGACAGCAAGAGATTGCCCGTCTGGAGAAGGATCGTGCCTTACTGGATGTActgccggtgctgcgtgctgcagcgcaggtgCCCGCCGGCCAGGACGTGACGAAGGAGCTGGACCACTGGCGCGACCTCGATTACGTCCGCTGCGACGACTTCATGGAAACGATGAATGTGCGCTctgtggtgcggcagcagaTTCTTGGCGTGACGCTCCCAATGCGGCACAATACTCCGATTCCGATGCAGAAGCTGAGCTTTATGAACAGCGGCTTTGTGGAGTCAGCGAATGCGGAGATGACGCTGCACcacgctcgtgctgctcgttCCTCCAAGCTTTAG